Proteins encoded by one window of Mustela erminea isolate mMusErm1 chromosome 5, mMusErm1.Pri, whole genome shotgun sequence:
- the NR2E3 gene encoding photoreceptor-specific nuclear receptor — MAAAEPATVAASRKESPGRWGLGDQPTGMGPSLQCRVCGDSSSGKHYGIYACNGCSGFFKRSVRRRLIYRCQVGAGMCPVDKAHRNQCQACRLKKCLQEGMNQDAVQNERQPRSTAQVRLAGMESDAETRLEPLVAPLAPAGPSPRDPMPVSAARALGPGALTPPGHHHFLTSLITAETCAKLEPEDADENIDVTSNDPEFPSSPYSSSSPCGLDSIHETSARLLFMAVKWAKNLPVFSNLPFRDQVILLEEAWSELFLLGAIQWSLPLDSCPLLAPPQASTAGSSQGRLALAGAESRILQETISRFRALAVDPTEFACMKALVLFKPETRGLKDPEHVEALQDQSQVMLSQHSKAHHPSQPVRFGKLLLLLPSLRFITSERVELLFFRKTIGNTPMEKLLCDMFKN, encoded by the exons ATGGCTGCGGCTGAGCCAGCCACTGTGGCTGCTTCCAGGAAGGAGTCTCCCGGCAGATGGGGCCTGGGAGACCAGCCAACAG GCATGGGTCCCTCGCTGCAGTGTCGCGTGTGTGGAGACAGCAGCAGCGGGAAGCACTACGGCATCTACGCCTGCAACGGTTGCAGCGGCTTCTTCAAGCGGAGTGTGCGGCGGAGGCTCATCTACCG GTgccaggtgggggcggggatgTGCCCGGTGGACAAGGCCCACAGGAACCAGTGCCAGGCCTGCCGGCTGAAGAAGTGCTTGCAGGAGGGCATGAACCAGGACG ctgTGCAGAATGAACGCCAGCCACGAAGCACGGCCCAGGTCCGGCTGGCGGGCATGGAATCAGACGCAGAGACCCGGCTGGAGCCCCTGGTGGCCCCCCTGGCCCCGGCAGGGCCCAGCCCGCGGGACCCCATGCCTGTTTCTGCAGCCAgagccctggggcctggggccctcACCCCGCCCGGGCACCACCACTTCTTGACCAGCCTTATCACAGCCGAAACATGTGCTAAGCTGGAGCCAGAGGATG CTGATGAGAATATTGACGTCACCAGCAATGATCCCGAGTTTCCCTCATCCCCATACTCCTCCTCATCACCCTGTGGCCTGGACAGCATCCATGAGACATCGGCTCGCCTTCTCTTTATGGCTGTCAAGTGGGCCAAGaacctgcctgtgttctccaacCTGCCCTTCCGCGAtcag GTGATTCTGCTGGAAGAGGCATGGAGTGAACTCTTCCTCCTCGGGGCCATACAGTGGTCTCTGCCTCTGGACAGCTGCCCTCTGCTGGCACCGCCTCAGGCCTCCACTGCCGGCAGCTCCCAGGGCCGGTTGGCACTGGCCGGTGCCGAGAGTCGCATCCTGCAAGAGACAATCTCAAGGTTCCGAGCACTGGCGGTGGACCCCACAGAGTTCGCCTGCATGAAGGCCCTGGTCCTCTTCAAACCAG AAACTCGGGGCCTGAAGGATCCTGAGCACGTGGAAGCGTTGCAGGACCAGTCCCAAGTGATGCTGAGCCAGCACAGCAAGGCGCACCACCCCAGCCAGCCCGTGAG GTTTGGGAAGTTGCTCCTGCTTCTCCCGTCTTTGAGGTTTATCACTTCTGAACGAGTTGAGCTCCTCTTTTTCCGCAAGACCATAGGGAATACTCCAATGGAAAAGCTCCTTTGTGATATGTTCAAAAACTGA